A genome region from Neofelis nebulosa isolate mNeoNeb1 chromosome 14, mNeoNeb1.pri, whole genome shotgun sequence includes the following:
- the SLC39A4 gene encoding zinc transporter ZIP4: MTMTVLVRLQLGLLLSVLMVTMVAAQPTRLLTLLSSGQGVLDRVVLGSLLNTLADRVHCADGPCGKCLSVDDALALGRPEKPGLPGGAVLEHRHIARFSAAAALYLSDPKGTCADVQAGRWATRADHLLALLEGPKALTPGLSRLLQRIQAQAAGWPAAEKACVDLPQLLEEAAGAGAPSNPGLVLAALLDHVSSGSCLHALPTPQYFVDFVFRQHSGENPNITLAELEALMQRLGVGRVAETHSDHSDHGHLGKGANHQGPVPPATPNGSSSMWDTVCLSASEVMAVYGLSEQAGVTPELWAQLSPALLQQQLSGACSPQSSPPTRDQLSQAERYLYGSLATLLICLCAIFGLLLLTCATYSAASHYIIQTFLSMAVGALTGDAVLHLTPKVLGLHTHSGEGLGPQSTWRLVAMLGGLYTFFLFENLFNLLLPLDPEDSKDGPCSHSHGGHSHGVSLQLAPSELRPPKQPHEGSRADLVTEESPELLSSEPRRLSSELRLLPYVITLGDALHNFADGLAVGAAFASSWKTGLATSLAVFCHEVPHELGDFAALLHAGLSVRRALLLNLASALTAFVGLYVALAVDVGEDSEAWILAVAAGLFLYVALCDMLPAMLHVRDPRPWLLFLLHNMGLLGGWTVLLLLSLYEDNITL, from the exons ATGACCATGACAGTCCTGGTTCGACTCCAACTGGGGCTGCTGCTGTCTGTGCTGATGGTGACCATGGTGGCAGCTCAGCCTACCCGTCTGCTGACCTTGCTGTCCTCGGGCCAGGGTGTTCTGGACCGTGTGGTGCTGGGCAGCCTGTTAAATACACTGGCGGACCGTGTGCACTGCGCCGACGGGCCGTGTGGAAAG TGCCTCTCTGTGGATGATGCCCTGGCCCTGGGCAGGCCTGAGAAGCCAGGGCTCCCCGGGGGGGCAGTCCTGGAGCACAGGCACATCGCCCGCTTCAGTGCCGCCGCTGCCCTCTACCTCAGTGACCCCAAGGGCACGTGTGCAGATGTCCAGGCTGGCCGCTGGGCCACCCGTGCTGACCATCTCTTGGCCCTGTTGGAGGGCCCCAAGGCCCTGACCCCAGGCCTGAGCAGGCTGCTGCAAAGGATTCAGGCCCAGGCTGCTGGCTGGCCTGCTGCAGAGAAG GCCTGTGTGGACCTGCCCCAGCTGCTGGAGGAGGCAGCAGGGGCAGGAGCTCCCAGCAACCCTGGCCTGGTCCTGGCCGCCCTGTTGGACCATGTCAGCAGTGGGTCCTGTCTCCATGCCCTGCCGACCCCCCAGTACTTTGTAGACTTTGTGTTCCGGCAGCACAGTGGCGAGAATCCCAACATCACACTGGCTG AGCTGGAGGCCTTGATGCAGCGCCTGGGGGTAGGGAGAGTGGCGGAGACACACAGTGACCACAGCGACCATGGTCATCTGGGAAAGGGGGCCAACCACCAGGGCCCTGTGCCCCCTGCCACCCCTAACGGCAGCTCCAGCATGTGGGACACA GTATGCCTGAGTGCCAGTGAAGTGATGGCCGTGTACGGGCTGTCTGAGCAGGCGGGGGTGACTCCAGAGCTCTGGGCCCAACTGAGCCCGGCCCTGCTCCAGCAGCAGCTAAGTGGGGCCTGCAGCCCCCAGTCCAGTCCCCCCACTCGGGACCAGCTCAGTCAGGCGGAAA GATATCTATATGGCTCCCTAGCCACGCTGCTCATCTGCCTCTGTGCCATTTTCGGCCTCCTGCTTCTGACCTGTGCCACCTACAGCGCTGCCTCCCACTACATCATCCAGACCTTCCTGAGCATGGCTGTGGGTGCACTCACTGGGGATGCCGTCCTCCACTTGACGCCCAAG gtgCTAGGGCTGCACACGCACAGCGGGGAGGGCCTTGGCCCACAGTCCACCTGGCGCCTTGTGGCCATGCTGGGTGGCCTCTACACCTTCTTCCTGTTTGAGAACCTCTTCAACCTCTTGCTGCCCCTGGACCCTGAG GACTCAAAGGATGGGCCCTGCAGCCACAGCCACGGTGGCCACAGCCACGGAGTGTCCCTGCAGCTAGCGCCCAGCGAGCTCCGGCCGCCTAAGCAGCCCCACGAAGGCTCTCGCGCAGACCTG GTGACAGAGGAGAGCCCGGAGCTGCTGAGCTCGGAGCCCCGGAGACTGAGCTCAG AGCTGAGATTGCTGCCCTACGTGATCACGCTGGGCGACGCCTTGCACAACTTCGCCGATGGGCTCGCCGTGGGCGCCGCCTTCGCGTCCTCCTGGAAGACCGGGCTGGCCACCTCGCTGGCCGTGTTCTGCCACGAGGTGCCACACGAGCTAG GGGATTTCGCTGCCCTGCTGCACGCCGGGCTGTCGGTGCGCCGGGCTTTGCTGCTGAACTTGGCCTCAGCGCTGACTGCCTTCGTCGGCCTCTACGTGGCGCTCGCTGTCGACGTTGGAGAGGACAGTGAGGCCTGGATCCTGGCGGTGGCCGCCGGCCTCTTCCTCTACGTGGCGCTCTGCGACATG CTTCCAGCCATGCTTCACGTGCGGGACCCGCGGCCCTGGCTCCTCTTCCTGCTGCACAACATGGGTCTGCTGGGCGGCTGGACCGTCCTGCTGCTGCTGTCGCTGTATGAGGACAACATCACCCTCTGA
- the VPS28 gene encoding vacuolar protein sorting-associated protein 28 homolog isoform X1 → MGKGRWARSLLWPPEPYKMFHGIPATPGMGAPGNKPELYEEVKLYKNAREREKYDNMAELFAVVKTMQALEKAYIKDCVTPNEYTAACSRLLVQYKAAFRQVQGAEISSIDEFCRKFRLDCPLAMERIKEDRPITIKDDKGNLNRCIADVVSLFITVMDKLRLEIRAMDEIQPDLRELMETMHRMSHLPPDFEGRQTVSQWLQTLSGMSASDELDDSQVRQMLFDLESAYNAFNRFLHA, encoded by the exons GTCTCTGCTGTGGCCACCTGAGCCCTACAAGATGTTTCACGGGATCCCAGCCACTCCAGGCATGGGAG CCCCTGGAAACAAGCCGGAGCTATATGAG GAGGTGAAGCTGTACAAGAACGCCAGGGAACGGGAGAA ATATGACAACATGGCGGAGCTGTTTGCGGTTGTGAAGACAATGCAGGCTCTGGAGAAGGCATACATCAAGGACTGCGTCACCCCCAACGA GTACACTGCAGCCTGTTCTCGGCTCCTGGTCCAGTACAAAGCCGCCTTCCGGCAGGTTCAGGGCGCAGAAATCAGCTCCATTGATGAATTCTGCCGCAAGTTCCGT CTGGACTGCCCACTCGCCATGGAGAGGATCAAAGAGGACCGTCCTATCACCATCAAAGACGACAAGGGCAACCTGAACCGCTGCATTGCAGACGTGGTCTCG CTCTTCATCACGGTTATGGACAAACTGCGCCTGGAGATCCGTGCCATGGATGAG ATCCAGCCTGATCTGCGGGAGCTGATGGAGACCATGCACCGCATGAGCCACCTGCCCCCCGACTTCGAGGGCCGCCAGACCGTCAGCCAGTG GCTGCAGACCCTGAGCGGCATGTCGGCCTCTGATGAGCTAGATGACTCCCAGGTGCGCCAGATGCTCTTTGACCTGGAGTCGGCCTACAACGCCTTCAACCGCTTCCTGCATGCCTGA
- the VPS28 gene encoding vacuolar protein sorting-associated protein 28 homolog isoform X2 yields MFHGIPATPGMGAPGNKPELYEEVKLYKNAREREKYDNMAELFAVVKTMQALEKAYIKDCVTPNEYTAACSRLLVQYKAAFRQVQGAEISSIDEFCRKFRLDCPLAMERIKEDRPITIKDDKGNLNRCIADVVSLFITVMDKLRLEIRAMDEIQPDLRELMETMHRMSHLPPDFEGRQTVSQWLQTLSGMSASDELDDSQVRQMLFDLESAYNAFNRFLHA; encoded by the exons ATGTTTCACGGGATCCCAGCCACTCCAGGCATGGGAG CCCCTGGAAACAAGCCGGAGCTATATGAG GAGGTGAAGCTGTACAAGAACGCCAGGGAACGGGAGAA ATATGACAACATGGCGGAGCTGTTTGCGGTTGTGAAGACAATGCAGGCTCTGGAGAAGGCATACATCAAGGACTGCGTCACCCCCAACGA GTACACTGCAGCCTGTTCTCGGCTCCTGGTCCAGTACAAAGCCGCCTTCCGGCAGGTTCAGGGCGCAGAAATCAGCTCCATTGATGAATTCTGCCGCAAGTTCCGT CTGGACTGCCCACTCGCCATGGAGAGGATCAAAGAGGACCGTCCTATCACCATCAAAGACGACAAGGGCAACCTGAACCGCTGCATTGCAGACGTGGTCTCG CTCTTCATCACGGTTATGGACAAACTGCGCCTGGAGATCCGTGCCATGGATGAG ATCCAGCCTGATCTGCGGGAGCTGATGGAGACCATGCACCGCATGAGCCACCTGCCCCCCGACTTCGAGGGCCGCCAGACCGTCAGCCAGTG GCTGCAGACCCTGAGCGGCATGTCGGCCTCTGATGAGCTAGATGACTCCCAGGTGCGCCAGATGCTCTTTGACCTGGAGTCGGCCTACAACGCCTTCAACCGCTTCCTGCATGCCTGA
- the VPS28 gene encoding vacuolar protein sorting-associated protein 28 homolog isoform X3, producing MGKGRWARSLLWPPEPYKMFHGIPATPGMGAPGNKPELYEEVKLYKNAREREKYTAACSRLLVQYKAAFRQVQGAEISSIDEFCRKFRLDCPLAMERIKEDRPITIKDDKGNLNRCIADVVSLFITVMDKLRLEIRAMDEIQPDLRELMETMHRMSHLPPDFEGRQTVSQWLQTLSGMSASDELDDSQVRQMLFDLESAYNAFNRFLHA from the exons GTCTCTGCTGTGGCCACCTGAGCCCTACAAGATGTTTCACGGGATCCCAGCCACTCCAGGCATGGGAG CCCCTGGAAACAAGCCGGAGCTATATGAG GAGGTGAAGCTGTACAAGAACGCCAGGGAACGGGAGAA GTACACTGCAGCCTGTTCTCGGCTCCTGGTCCAGTACAAAGCCGCCTTCCGGCAGGTTCAGGGCGCAGAAATCAGCTCCATTGATGAATTCTGCCGCAAGTTCCGT CTGGACTGCCCACTCGCCATGGAGAGGATCAAAGAGGACCGTCCTATCACCATCAAAGACGACAAGGGCAACCTGAACCGCTGCATTGCAGACGTGGTCTCG CTCTTCATCACGGTTATGGACAAACTGCGCCTGGAGATCCGTGCCATGGATGAG ATCCAGCCTGATCTGCGGGAGCTGATGGAGACCATGCACCGCATGAGCCACCTGCCCCCCGACTTCGAGGGCCGCCAGACCGTCAGCCAGTG GCTGCAGACCCTGAGCGGCATGTCGGCCTCTGATGAGCTAGATGACTCCCAGGTGCGCCAGATGCTCTTTGACCTGGAGTCGGCCTACAACGCCTTCAACCGCTTCCTGCATGCCTGA